The Agromyces marinus genome window below encodes:
- a CDS encoding Fe-S oxidoreductase codes for MLRIRLTDSPVSRAGYWWATAVGFAWGFLWSRGRIEVRQGLVVFRGMPKWTFGRGGSCVGGCYLTGSNDSERVLGHEVVHREQWRTYGMLFPILYLLAGRDPLRNRFEIEAGLEAGGYLPRRRPPRS; via the coding sequence ATGCTCCGGATCCGCCTCACCGACTCGCCCGTCAGCCGCGCGGGGTACTGGTGGGCGACCGCCGTCGGGTTCGCCTGGGGGTTCCTCTGGAGCCGCGGCCGGATCGAGGTGCGTCAGGGGCTCGTGGTGTTCCGCGGGATGCCGAAGTGGACCTTCGGGCGGGGCGGGTCGTGCGTCGGCGGGTGCTACCTGACCGGGTCGAACGACTCGGAGCGGGTGCTCGGGCACGAGGTCGTGCACCGTGAGCAGTGGCGCACGTACGGGATGCTCTTCCCGATCCTCTACCTGCTCGCCGGGCGCGATCCGCTGCGCAACCGGTTCGAGATCGAGGCCGGCCTCGAGGCGGGCGGCTACCTTCCGCGGCGCCGCCCGCCCCGGAGCTGA
- a CDS encoding arginase family protein: MPAAFVVVPQWQGSVSARAMSHAEGAHAISGDLPAAATVTVDVPVEAGDALGTGVQRYSALRRIGDRMRDAMSGLGGIPIAIGGDCGIASTAVAAVSTGGPGSLAVLWLDAHPDLNTPDTSPSGAFTGMVLRAITGEGAAGLALSDAERIAPSRIVLGGVRAIDDGERDYIDAHGVATVDADRFGEADAVADLLAATGASRVYVHVDLDVLDPSAISGLSYPLPFGADPDQLVGLIRTVLARLPLAGASIAGFAPSSPAAAIDDLPTILRLIGALASGAR, translated from the coding sequence ATGCCGGCCGCCTTCGTCGTCGTCCCGCAGTGGCAGGGATCCGTGTCCGCGCGCGCGATGAGCCACGCCGAGGGCGCCCACGCGATCAGCGGCGACCTTCCGGCCGCGGCGACGGTGACCGTCGACGTCCCGGTCGAGGCCGGGGATGCGCTGGGGACGGGCGTGCAGCGCTACAGCGCACTCCGTCGCATCGGCGACCGCATGCGCGATGCGATGTCGGGCCTGGGCGGGATCCCCATCGCGATCGGCGGCGACTGCGGCATCGCGTCGACCGCGGTGGCCGCCGTCTCGACGGGCGGACCCGGGTCGCTCGCAGTGCTGTGGCTCGACGCCCACCCCGACCTGAACACTCCCGACACGAGCCCGTCGGGTGCCTTCACCGGCATGGTGCTGCGCGCGATCACCGGCGAGGGCGCCGCCGGGCTCGCCCTCTCCGACGCGGAGCGGATCGCTCCATCGCGGATCGTGCTCGGCGGCGTTCGCGCGATCGACGACGGCGAACGCGACTACATCGACGCCCACGGCGTCGCCACGGTCGACGCCGACCGGTTCGGCGAGGCGGACGCGGTCGCCGACCTGCTCGCGGCGACGGGCGCGTCGCGCGTGTACGTCCACGTCGACCTCGACGTGCTCGACCCGTCGGCGATCTCGGGTCTGTCGTATCCGCTGCCGTTCGGCGCGGACCCGGACCAACTCGTCGGGCTCATCAGGACCGTGCTCGCCCGCCTGCCGCTGGCGGGTGCGTCGATCGCCGGGTTCGCCCCGTCGTCGCCGGCCGCGGCGATCGACGACCTGCCGACGATCCTGCGCCTGATCGGCGCGCTGGCGTCCGGCGCGCGCTGA
- a CDS encoding J domain-containing protein, translating to MAEPDLSREDAARLLGIDRDADAAEVDRAYRRLARDLHPDRLSGASADEVRAANARFSEVTRAYHVLASAPAPGAGRRADTDADTDADGPTVRPAGRRRPRPAPRFSPALFATWTGLLLLGAALSASTGPLLWPFDLWGRLALLVAAAVTTALTRRRWAWWTTLALLAASGVAVIAATTIAGLLGLGAMAIGCVGLAVQAGLVRFPDQD from the coding sequence GTGGCCGAACCCGACCTCTCGCGTGAGGACGCCGCACGGCTGCTCGGCATCGATCGCGACGCCGACGCCGCCGAGGTCGACCGTGCCTATCGCAGGCTCGCACGCGACCTGCACCCCGACCGCCTGTCGGGCGCATCCGCCGACGAGGTCAGGGCGGCGAACGCCCGGTTCAGCGAGGTGACGCGCGCCTATCACGTGCTCGCGTCCGCTCCCGCGCCCGGCGCGGGTCGCCGCGCCGACACCGACGCCGACACCGACGCCGACGGGCCGACGGTGCGCCCGGCAGGACGACGGCGACCGCGACCGGCACCGAGGTTCAGTCCCGCGCTGTTCGCGACCTGGACCGGGCTGCTGCTCCTCGGCGCCGCGCTCTCGGCATCGACCGGGCCGCTGCTCTGGCCGTTCGACCTGTGGGGCAGGCTCGCACTGCTCGTCGCCGCGGCGGTCACCACCGCTCTCACGCGCCGTCGCTGGGCGTGGTGGACGACGCTCGCACTGCTCGCGGCGAGCGGCGTCGCGGTGATCGCCGCGACCACGATCGCCGGGCTGCTCGGCCTCGGCGCGATGGCGATCGGGTGCGTCGGACTCGCCGTGCAGGCGGGCCTGGTGCGGTTCCCCGACCAGGACTGA
- a CDS encoding PspA/IM30 family protein: protein MTKQSIFGRISQLLRANINALIDQAEDPEVMLDQMVRDFTNSIADAEAAIAETIGNLRLLEDDHREDVNAAREWGEKALAASRKADELRTSGDTAGADKFDNLAKVALSRQISSENEARAAEPQIAAQTEVVEKLKAGLNGMKQKLVELKNKRSELIARSKTAAAQQQVHEAVKSIDILDPTSELGRFEDKVRREEAKARGQAELAASSIDAQFNELDDLGELTEVEARLAALKAGGAQGSIAGS from the coding sequence ATGACCAAGCAGTCCATCTTCGGACGCATCTCGCAACTGCTGCGAGCCAACATCAACGCCCTCATCGACCAGGCCGAGGACCCGGAGGTCATGCTCGACCAGATGGTGCGCGACTTCACCAACTCGATCGCCGACGCCGAGGCCGCGATCGCCGAGACGATCGGCAACCTGCGGCTCCTCGAGGACGACCACCGCGAAGACGTGAACGCGGCGCGCGAGTGGGGCGAGAAGGCGCTGGCCGCGAGCCGCAAGGCCGACGAGCTCCGCACCTCGGGCGACACGGCGGGCGCCGACAAGTTCGACAACCTCGCCAAGGTCGCCCTGAGCCGCCAGATCTCCTCCGAGAACGAGGCGCGCGCCGCCGAACCGCAGATCGCGGCGCAGACCGAGGTCGTCGAGAAGCTCAAGGCCGGGCTCAACGGCATGAAGCAGAAGCTCGTCGAGCTGAAGAACAAGCGCAGCGAGCTCATCGCGCGATCGAAGACCGCCGCCGCGCAGCAGCAGGTGCACGAGGCCGTGAAGTCGATCGATATCCTCGACCCGACGAGCGAACTCGGCCGCTTCGAGGACAAGGTCCGTCGCGAGGAGGCGAAGGCGCGCGGCCAGGCCGAACTGGCCGCTTCGAGCATCGACGCGCAGTTCAACGAGCTCGACGACCTCGGCGAGCTCACCGAGGTCGAGGCGCGGCTCGCCGCGCTGAAGGCCGGCGGCGCGCAGGGCTCGATCGCCGGGTCGTGA
- a CDS encoding TPM domain-containing protein, whose amino-acid sequence MRTVRRGSVTAAALTGFLLLVASTPAFAEDPVRFGASPIVDTVGALTASEAAAVETAIDEAADRTGRQLFVAYVGEFDDPADAGSWATDTANDNNMGAEDYLLAVAVDGRAYHLSAAEDASLSAGEIDRIALEAVEPHLRDDDWAGAAIAAAEAIGGQSGGGGGIGAIWIVLLVGAGIAVVVAIVLARRRRGRADAAGGGSGEPAVPLEELRRQVGGALVAADDALKTSEEELGFAVASYGEEETASFREALATATQKVRDAFGLQQRLDDHEPDTEARQREWYAGILTLTAEADALLDAQAERFDALRDLERNAPEALARVERATRTAEGALDAASARLDDLRTRYAAAAIAPVSDNPEQARARIAFADDEAREARAALERGETGAAVVDIRAAEEAADQARDLLAAIDRLADGLAEVDRAVLAGVDDLDADVSTARGMHDPALAALADRVQAEASALRAAAAETGRSPHELKQRLDGVNAEIDTAIQGAREALVQEQRARAELDRTILSARSRVQAAEDYLVSRRGAIGADARTRLAEAGRLVVEADALTGSDPVAALAAAQRADRLAGEAMSLAQRDVGGFGGPGVPGGFGGTGSPRSGSGGGDLFGAVLGGILIDSMLGGGRGGRSSGGFGGGGFGGGGFGGGRRSPGSFGGSVTRSRRGSGGRF is encoded by the coding sequence ATGCGGACGGTTCGCAGGGGTTCCGTCACGGCGGCCGCCCTCACGGGATTCCTGCTCCTCGTCGCCTCGACCCCGGCGTTCGCCGAGGATCCGGTCCGGTTCGGGGCGAGCCCGATCGTCGACACCGTCGGCGCGTTGACCGCGTCCGAGGCCGCGGCAGTCGAGACGGCGATCGACGAGGCCGCCGACCGGACGGGGCGGCAGCTCTTCGTCGCGTACGTCGGCGAGTTCGACGACCCCGCCGACGCCGGCTCGTGGGCCACCGACACCGCGAACGACAACAACATGGGCGCCGAGGACTACCTGCTCGCCGTCGCCGTCGACGGGCGCGCCTACCACCTGTCGGCTGCCGAAGACGCATCGCTCTCGGCAGGTGAGATCGACCGCATCGCGCTGGAGGCCGTCGAGCCGCACCTGCGCGACGACGACTGGGCCGGCGCCGCGATCGCCGCTGCCGAGGCGATCGGCGGGCAGTCGGGCGGCGGTGGCGGCATCGGGGCGATCTGGATCGTGCTGCTCGTCGGTGCGGGCATCGCGGTCGTCGTCGCGATCGTGCTCGCCCGGCGCCGTCGAGGGCGAGCGGATGCCGCGGGCGGCGGCTCGGGCGAACCGGCGGTGCCCCTCGAGGAACTCCGGCGCCAGGTGGGCGGCGCGCTCGTCGCAGCCGACGACGCCCTGAAGACGAGCGAGGAGGAACTCGGCTTCGCGGTGGCCTCCTACGGCGAGGAGGAGACGGCGTCGTTCCGGGAGGCGCTCGCGACCGCCACGCAGAAGGTCCGCGACGCCTTCGGGCTCCAGCAGCGACTGGACGACCACGAGCCCGACACCGAGGCCCGGCAGCGCGAGTGGTACGCCGGAATCCTCACCCTGACCGCGGAGGCCGACGCCCTCCTCGACGCCCAGGCCGAACGGTTCGACGCGCTGCGCGACCTCGAGCGGAACGCCCCCGAGGCCCTCGCGCGGGTCGAGCGTGCGACGCGCACGGCCGAGGGGGCGCTCGACGCGGCATCCGCTCGACTCGACGACCTGCGCACCCGGTACGCGGCCGCGGCGATCGCACCCGTCTCCGACAACCCCGAGCAGGCCCGCGCCCGGATCGCCTTCGCCGACGACGAGGCGCGTGAGGCGCGCGCCGCGCTCGAGCGCGGCGAGACGGGCGCGGCGGTCGTCGACATCCGGGCGGCGGAGGAGGCGGCGGATCAGGCCCGCGACCTGCTCGCCGCGATCGACCGGCTCGCCGACGGGCTCGCCGAGGTCGACCGGGCCGTCCTGGCCGGCGTCGACGACCTCGACGCCGACGTGAGCACGGCACGGGGCATGCACGACCCCGCGCTCGCGGCGCTCGCCGACCGCGTCCAGGCCGAGGCGAGCGCGCTGCGCGCCGCAGCCGCCGAGACCGGCCGATCCCCGCACGAGCTCAAGCAGCGCCTCGACGGCGTCAACGCAGAGATCGACACCGCCATCCAGGGAGCTCGTGAGGCCCTCGTGCAGGAGCAGCGCGCGCGGGCCGAACTCGACCGCACCATCCTCTCGGCGCGCTCGCGCGTCCAGGCTGCCGAGGACTACCTCGTCTCGCGCCGCGGTGCGATCGGCGCGGACGCCAGGACCCGGCTCGCCGAAGCGGGCCGACTCGTCGTCGAGGCCGACGCGCTCACCGGCTCCGATCCCGTCGCGGCACTCGCCGCCGCGCAACGCGCCGACCGGCTCGCGGGTGAGGCGATGTCGCTCGCGCAACGTGACGTCGGCGGGTTCGGCGGGCCCGGCGTGCCCGGCGGATTCGGCGGTACCGGAAGTCCACGATCGGGCTCGGGCGGCGGCGACCTGTTCGGCGCGGTGCTCGGCGGCATCCTCATCGACTCGATGCTCGGCGGCGGACGGGGCGGGCGCTCGAGCGGCGGATTCGGCGGCGGCGGGTTCGGCGGCGGCGGATTCGGCGGCGGCCGGCGCTCCCCCGGAAGTTTCGGCGGCTCGGTCACGCGCTCCCGCCGCGGGAGCGGAGGCCGCTTCTGA
- a CDS encoding iron ABC transporter ATP-binding protein, whose product MSRPSTAPIRRRTTAIAGLAGVFALALAGCTGAGADPSESPAPPAATTGAPAPTGSAAPEPTPEPTEEPVPFDVACTEILTSDQVYAFNPNYGTAPDYAPTSATLRDAVAAEGTACGWSNQTSGEVIEVAVATLPEQAYERRVGDAALESNAVPTYGTPPEVEGFFRQSGGVGQAQVFTGGMWIVVESGALFEPGDAQGLIADVVANVTG is encoded by the coding sequence ATGTCGCGCCCGAGCACCGCCCCCATCCGCCGCCGCACGACCGCGATCGCGGGGCTGGCGGGCGTGTTCGCACTCGCGCTCGCGGGGTGCACCGGCGCGGGCGCCGACCCGTCGGAGTCCCCCGCTCCCCCTGCGGCGACGACCGGCGCACCCGCGCCCACGGGCAGCGCGGCGCCCGAGCCGACGCCCGAGCCGACCGAGGAACCCGTCCCGTTCGACGTGGCGTGCACCGAGATCCTCACGTCCGACCAGGTGTACGCGTTCAACCCGAACTACGGCACGGCCCCCGACTACGCGCCGACCTCCGCGACGCTGCGCGACGCGGTCGCCGCCGAGGGCACGGCGTGCGGGTGGAGCAACCAGACCAGCGGCGAGGTCATCGAGGTCGCCGTCGCGACCCTGCCCGAGCAGGCCTACGAACGACGGGTCGGCGATGCGGCCCTCGAGTCGAACGCGGTGCCCACCTACGGCACCCCGCCCGAGGTCGAGGGGTTCTTCCGCCAGTCGGGCGGGGTCGGGCAGGCCCAGGTGTTCACGGGCGGCATGTGGATCGTCGTCGAATCGGGGGCGCTGTTCGAGCCCGGCGACGCGCAGGGCCTGATCGCGGACGTCGTCGCGAACGTGACGGGGTGA
- a CDS encoding arginine--tRNA ligase, with protein sequence MTPADLSRALYDLVIALIDRRREAGAEAAIEIAPESVTLERPKLREHGDWASSIAMRIAKPLGTNPRELATELAAGLAEVDGVASAEVAGPGFINIRLDAAAAGALAKAIVDSGAAFGRGETLAGRVVNLEFVSANPTGPLHIGHTRWAALGDSIARVLRAAGAEVASEYYINDAGNQMDGFGASVLAAAKGEPTPEGGYPGSYIADLAATVLEREPNLLELDDEIAQHTAREIAYELQLAEIRSSLERFNVHFDVWKSERTLHAKDDDGVSEIDAALERLRAQGHVFDDGGAVWVRTTDFGDDKDRVIRRANGVYTYFAADAAYYLDKSDRGFEHKIYLLGADHHGYVHRLKALAGAAGDDPTRDIEVLIGQLVSINGAKLSKRAGNIIELDDLQAWLGTDALRYTLARYPADSPLAIDPEQLRRRTNDNPVFYVQYAHARTSAVARNAASAGVDRSGFAPELLDHEAESALLGALQEFPRIVAQSAELREPHRIARYIEELAGLYHRWYDNCRVLPLGDEPVGDLHRTRLWLNDATGQVLRNGLDLLGVSAPERM encoded by the coding sequence GTGACTCCCGCCGATCTCTCGCGTGCCCTGTACGACCTCGTCATCGCCCTCATCGATCGGCGACGCGAGGCGGGCGCCGAGGCAGCGATCGAGATCGCGCCCGAGTCGGTCACCCTCGAACGCCCGAAGCTGCGCGAGCACGGCGACTGGGCGTCCTCGATCGCCATGCGCATCGCCAAGCCGCTCGGCACGAACCCGCGCGAGCTCGCGACCGAACTCGCCGCGGGCCTGGCCGAGGTCGACGGCGTCGCGAGCGCCGAGGTCGCAGGTCCCGGCTTCATCAACATCCGGCTGGATGCCGCGGCGGCGGGCGCCCTCGCGAAGGCGATCGTCGACTCGGGCGCCGCGTTCGGTCGCGGCGAGACCCTCGCGGGCCGGGTCGTCAACCTCGAGTTCGTCTCGGCCAACCCGACCGGCCCGCTGCACATCGGCCACACCCGCTGGGCGGCGCTCGGCGACTCGATCGCCCGGGTGCTGCGCGCCGCGGGCGCCGAGGTCGCGAGCGAGTACTACATCAACGACGCGGGCAACCAGATGGACGGCTTCGGCGCCTCGGTGCTCGCCGCGGCCAAGGGCGAGCCGACCCCCGAGGGGGGTTACCCGGGCAGCTACATCGCCGACCTCGCGGCAACCGTGCTGGAGCGCGAGCCGAACCTCCTCGAACTCGACGACGAGATCGCCCAGCACACCGCCCGAGAGATCGCCTACGAGCTGCAGCTCGCCGAGATCCGCTCCTCGCTCGAGCGCTTCAACGTGCACTTCGACGTCTGGAAGAGCGAGCGCACGCTCCACGCGAAGGACGACGACGGCGTCTCCGAGATCGACGCCGCGCTCGAGCGCCTCCGCGCTCAGGGCCACGTCTTCGACGACGGCGGTGCGGTCTGGGTGCGCACGACCGACTTCGGCGACGACAAGGATCGCGTGATCCGCCGCGCCAACGGCGTATACACCTACTTCGCAGCGGATGCCGCCTACTACCTCGACAAGTCCGATCGCGGGTTCGAGCACAAGATCTACCTGCTCGGCGCCGACCACCACGGTTACGTGCACCGGCTCAAGGCGCTCGCCGGCGCCGCCGGCGACGACCCGACGCGCGACATCGAGGTGCTCATCGGCCAACTCGTGAGCATCAACGGGGCGAAGCTGTCCAAGCGCGCGGGCAACATCATCGAGCTCGACGACCTCCAGGCCTGGCTCGGCACCGATGCCCTGCGCTACACGCTCGCGCGCTACCCGGCCGACTCGCCGCTCGCGATCGATCCCGAGCAGCTGCGCCGCCGCACCAACGACAACCCCGTGTTCTACGTGCAGTACGCGCACGCGCGCACGTCCGCGGTCGCCCGCAACGCGGCATCCGCCGGGGTCGACCGGTCGGGCTTCGCTCCCGAACTGCTCGACCACGAGGCCGAGTCCGCGCTGCTCGGCGCCCTGCAGGAGTTCCCGCGCATCGTCGCCCAGTCCGCAGAGCTCCGCGAGCCGCACCGCATCGCGCGGTACATCGAGGAGCTCGCCGGCCTCTACCACCGCTGGTACGACAACTGTCGCGTGCTGCCGCTCGGCGACGAGCCCGTCGGCGACCTGCACCGCACCCGGCTGTGGCTGAACGACGCGACCGGCCAGGTGCTCCGCAACGGACTCGACCTGCTCGGCGTGTCCGCCCCGGAGCGGATGTAG
- a CDS encoding LmeA family phospholipid-binding protein has product MNGPEADTVPLEPAPRADAAPKRRPSVAVVVLIVLAVLAALVLVVETVGRGIAERQVAASIVDSLPPGVDGEVEVEIHGTSALWQALTGRMDEMTASASDLDVHGIPVDVTVTARGVPLAEGARLGRAEIEASIDADAARTIAAEQGLPGEIALGEGTIAYEDERTFFGLPIGFSVTAEPRAAGDRILLHPVAAELDAGPSIDVSGLVDRILGGDPVSICVADRLPEGVQVTGLEVEPDSVRVRLEATGVPLAAETLETTGTC; this is encoded by the coding sequence GTGAACGGGCCCGAAGCCGACACCGTGCCGCTCGAACCGGCACCGCGAGCGGATGCCGCGCCGAAGCGCCGGCCGAGCGTCGCCGTGGTCGTGCTCATCGTGCTCGCCGTCCTGGCCGCGCTCGTGCTCGTCGTCGAGACCGTCGGGCGCGGGATCGCCGAACGACAGGTGGCCGCGTCGATCGTGGACTCGCTCCCGCCCGGCGTCGACGGCGAGGTCGAGGTCGAGATCCACGGCACGTCGGCGCTCTGGCAGGCGCTCACCGGGCGCATGGACGAGATGACCGCGAGCGCCTCGGACCTCGACGTGCACGGCATCCCGGTCGACGTGACGGTCACGGCCCGCGGCGTGCCGCTCGCCGAGGGGGCACGGCTCGGCCGCGCCGAGATCGAGGCGTCGATCGACGCCGACGCAGCCCGCACGATCGCGGCCGAGCAGGGTCTGCCCGGTGAGATCGCGCTCGGCGAGGGCACGATCGCCTACGAGGACGAACGCACGTTCTTCGGCCTCCCGATCGGGTTCTCCGTCACCGCCGAGCCCCGGGCCGCGGGGGACCGCATCCTCCTGCACCCGGTCGCCGCCGAGCTCGACGCGGGCCCCAGCATCGACGTCTCGGGCCTCGTCGATCGCATCCTCGGGGGCGACCCGGTCTCGATCTGCGTCGCCGACCGTCTCCCCGAGGGCGTGCAGGTGACCGGCCTCGAGGTCGAGCCGGACTCCGTCCGCGTGCGACTCGAGGCCACGGGGGTGCCGCTGGCGGCCGAGACGCTCGAGACGACCGGGACCTGCTGA
- the lysA gene encoding diaminopimelate decarboxylase: MSSSAPDHALPAAPDDPNALAPRVWPDGAHRDDAGRLVIGGLDATALAARFGTPLYVVDEQVARSRAVRTRRAFEEAAASIGTSVTVYYAGKAFLSGAIVRWMREEGLAIDVATGGELAVALAAGADPGRIGFHGNNKSLAEIERAVAAGVGTVVIDSEIEVVRVADAAARAGRVQRVRLRVNSGVHASTHEFLATAHEDQKFGIALGDAERVVADIRSHSPLEFVGLHCHIGSQIFDASGFAESAERLLAVHAALSAAAPVPELNLGGGFGIAYTEVDSPAPIEEIAAGIARAVAEASARHGVPVPRLAFEPGRSIIGPAGVTLYTVGTVKPVPTDDGWRHYVSVDGGMSDNIRTAMYGAAYTARLASRVSEEPAALVRVVGKHCESGDIVVDHDWLPHDVAPGDVLAIAATGAYCWSLASNYNHVPRPPVVAVSGGSARVIVHGEREEDLLARDAGLSDDDDVHGVTE; the protein is encoded by the coding sequence GTGTCATCCAGCGCTCCCGACCACGCGCTGCCCGCCGCGCCCGACGATCCGAACGCACTCGCCCCGCGGGTGTGGCCGGACGGCGCGCACCGCGACGACGCCGGCCGGCTCGTGATCGGCGGACTCGACGCGACCGCGCTCGCCGCGCGGTTCGGCACGCCGCTCTACGTCGTCGACGAACAGGTGGCGCGCTCCCGCGCGGTGCGAACGCGGAGGGCCTTCGAGGAGGCCGCCGCCTCGATCGGCACCTCGGTCACCGTCTACTACGCCGGCAAGGCGTTCCTCTCCGGCGCGATCGTGCGCTGGATGCGCGAGGAGGGCCTCGCGATCGACGTCGCCACGGGCGGAGAACTCGCGGTCGCGCTCGCTGCCGGCGCCGACCCGGGCCGCATCGGGTTCCACGGCAACAACAAGTCGCTCGCCGAGATCGAGCGCGCGGTCGCGGCCGGGGTGGGCACCGTCGTCATCGACAGCGAGATCGAGGTCGTCCGGGTCGCGGATGCCGCGGCGCGCGCCGGGCGCGTGCAACGCGTGCGGCTGCGGGTGAACTCGGGGGTCCACGCGTCGACGCACGAGTTCCTCGCGACGGCCCACGAAGACCAGAAGTTCGGGATCGCGCTCGGCGACGCGGAACGCGTCGTGGCCGACATCCGCTCGCATTCCCCGCTCGAGTTCGTCGGGCTGCACTGCCACATCGGGTCGCAGATCTTCGACGCCTCGGGCTTCGCCGAGTCCGCGGAGCGCCTGCTCGCGGTGCACGCCGCGCTCTCGGCGGCGGCGCCCGTCCCCGAGCTGAACCTCGGCGGTGGCTTCGGCATCGCCTACACCGAGGTCGACTCGCCCGCCCCGATCGAGGAGATCGCCGCCGGCATCGCGCGGGCCGTCGCCGAGGCGAGCGCGAGGCACGGCGTCCCCGTGCCCAGGCTCGCATTCGAGCCCGGCCGGTCGATCATCGGACCGGCCGGAGTCACGCTGTACACGGTCGGCACCGTCAAGCCCGTGCCGACCGACGACGGATGGCGCCACTACGTCTCCGTCGACGGCGGCATGAGCGACAACATCCGCACCGCGATGTACGGCGCCGCCTACACGGCGCGCCTGGCCTCGCGCGTCTCGGAGGAGCCGGCGGCGCTGGTCCGGGTGGTCGGCAAGCACTGCGAGTCCGGCGACATCGTCGTCGACCACGACTGGCTGCCGCACGACGTCGCCCCCGGCGACGTGCTCGCGATCGCGGCGACGGGCGCCTACTGCTGGTCGCTCGCCTCCAACTACAACCACGTGCCCCGACCCCCGGTCGTGGCCGTGTCCGGCGGATCCGCGCGCGTGATCGTGCACGGAGAACGCGAGGAGGACCTCCTCGCCCGCGACGCCGGGCTGTCCGACGACGATGACGTACACGGAGTCACCGAATGA
- a CDS encoding homoserine dehydrogenase has translation MIEYRSIRVALLGAGSVGSQVARLLLEQGDELAGRIGARLELAGVAVRDVDAPRDADLPRELFTTDAESLILGADIVIELMGGIEPARTLVLQAIASGADVVTGNKALLATHGPELFAAAEQVGAQLSYEASVGGAIPIIRPLKDSLAGDRIDRILGIVNGTTNFILDRMDTTGASLEDALATATELGYAEADPTADIGGYDAAQKAAILSSLAFHTEVPIEAVHREGITSVTAAQVESARRAGYVVKLLAICERLADPDTGEEGVSARVYPAMVHRSHPLAAVHGANNAVFVEAAAAGPLMFYGAGAGGVPTASAVLGDLVAIARRHVLGGPGTAESTHAELPVFDIGRITTRYSITIEAADEPGVLATIAHILADHGVSVGELEQTIDDTTGRATLVIGTHEARESALSQTVAALAESPVVVSVASAIRIEGAE, from the coding sequence ATGATCGAATACCGTTCCATCCGCGTGGCGCTGCTCGGCGCCGGCTCGGTCGGCTCCCAGGTGGCCCGGCTGCTGCTCGAGCAGGGCGACGAGCTCGCGGGCCGCATCGGCGCACGCCTCGAGCTCGCCGGCGTCGCCGTCCGCGACGTCGACGCGCCGCGCGACGCCGACCTGCCGCGCGAGCTGTTCACGACCGACGCGGAGTCGCTCATCCTCGGCGCCGACATCGTGATCGAGCTCATGGGCGGGATCGAGCCCGCACGGACCCTCGTGCTCCAGGCGATCGCCTCGGGCGCCGACGTCGTCACGGGCAACAAGGCGCTCCTGGCCACGCACGGACCGGAGCTCTTCGCCGCGGCCGAGCAGGTCGGGGCGCAGCTGTCGTACGAGGCGTCGGTGGGCGGCGCCATCCCGATCATCCGACCGCTGAAGGACAGCCTCGCGGGCGACCGCATCGACCGGATCCTCGGCATCGTCAACGGCACCACGAACTTCATCCTCGACCGCATGGACACCACCGGGGCCTCGCTCGAGGACGCGCTGGCGACCGCGACCGAGCTCGGCTACGCCGAGGCCGACCCGACCGCCGACATCGGCGGCTACGACGCGGCGCAGAAGGCCGCGATCCTCTCGAGCCTCGCCTTCCACACCGAGGTGCCGATCGAGGCGGTCCACCGCGAGGGCATCACCTCGGTGACCGCCGCCCAGGTCGAGTCCGCTCGCCGGGCCGGGTACGTCGTGAAGCTGCTGGCGATCTGCGAGCGGTTGGCCGACCCCGACACCGGCGAGGAGGGCGTCTCCGCCCGCGTCTACCCGGCGATGGTGCACCGCAGCCACCCGCTCGCCGCCGTCCACGGGGCGAACAACGCGGTCTTCGTCGAGGCGGCGGCCGCCGGTCCGCTCATGTTCTACGGCGCCGGCGCGGGCGGCGTTCCCACGGCCTCCGCCGTGCTGGGCGACCTCGTCGCGATCGCCCGCCGCCACGTGCTCGGCGGGCCGGGCACGGCCGAGTCGACGCACGCCGAGCTGCCGGTCTTCGACATCGGCCGCATCACGACCAGGTACTCGATCACGATCGAGGCCGCCGACGAGCCCGGCGTGCTCGCCACGATCGCCCACATCCTCGCCGACCACGGGGTCTCCGTGGGCGAGCTCGAGCAGACCATCGACGACACCACCGGCCGGGCTACGCTGGTCATCGGAACGCACGAGGCGCGCGAGTCCGCGCTCTCGCAGACCGTCGCCGCCCTCGCTGAGAGCCCCGTCGTCGTGTCCGTCGCATCCGCGATCCGAATCGAAGGAGCAGAGTGA